In the Caballeronia sp. LZ062 genome, one interval contains:
- a CDS encoding DUF2968 domain-containing protein, whose translation MSASTQSAANALQAAQIAEVEWLIQQSALAVFRTFQSFAYSASLLFYPRDLTYYAVLYHEDAVWRVLKAGDVDAAEPAFRHFVEQAARLAEAELRRAHLQAQNEQFARLIAESEAQVERSRVDLQRGSAQDQEVALRQEVRKDLAQLESRRVAAQAQLNKLQRQMHQLTATSNENVPHLPSAR comes from the coding sequence ATGAGCGCGTCGACGCAATCCGCCGCAAACGCTTTGCAGGCGGCGCAGATCGCGGAAGTGGAGTGGCTGATCCAGCAATCCGCGCTCGCCGTTTTCCGTACTTTTCAGAGTTTCGCGTATAGTGCGAGCCTGCTTTTCTATCCGCGCGATCTCACTTACTATGCCGTGCTTTACCACGAAGACGCGGTATGGCGCGTGCTGAAAGCAGGTGATGTCGATGCGGCAGAACCCGCGTTCCGCCATTTCGTCGAGCAGGCGGCGCGGCTCGCCGAAGCCGAGTTGCGGCGCGCGCACTTGCAGGCGCAGAACGAGCAGTTCGCACGGCTGATTGCCGAGTCCGAGGCGCAGGTGGAGCGGTCCCGCGTCGATCTGCAACGCGGCAGTGCGCAGGACCAGGAAGTGGCCCTCAGGCAGGAGGTGCGCAAGGATCTCGCGCAACTGGAGTCGCGTCGCGTCGCCGCGCAGGCGCAACTGAACAAGTTGCAACGACAAATGCACCAGCTCACCGCGACCAGCAACGAAAACGTGCCGCATCTGCCATCGGCGCGTTGA